A section of the Mycobacteriales bacterium genome encodes:
- a CDS encoding fumarylacetoacetate hydrolase family protein: MDLGRPAVTLSECFPYGAYSHDGTERPRLCVRVGDNLLDLAEAATRDWFPLLDLIDQPTLDRLLAAGPAAWSAVAEQVPAWAADPVELIPISEVSLRLPFTVADYVDFYASEAHAVNVGRVLRPGQEPLRPNWRHQPMGYHGRAGTVVVSGTPVVRPHGNVAAGDGVEFRATARLDVEVEVGFVVGVGSAHGRPVPIERFADHVFGVVLVNDWSARDIQAWETVPLGPFLGKSFQTSISPWVVPLSALEAARVGVPSTGTPLSAYLVESEAWGLDIDLELRINGELVSSPPYRTMHWSAAQMLAHLTVNGASLRTGDLFASGTVSGPADDQVGSLLERWADARFLADGDEVVISASAPAVDGSRIDLGAVRGTVLASPS, encoded by the coding sequence GTGGACCTGGGCCGGCCGGCGGTCACTCTGAGCGAGTGCTTCCCGTACGGCGCATACAGCCACGACGGGACCGAGCGGCCTCGGCTGTGTGTGCGGGTGGGAGACAACCTGCTCGACCTTGCCGAAGCCGCCACCCGCGACTGGTTCCCGCTGTTGGACCTGATCGACCAGCCGACCCTCGACCGCTTGCTGGCGGCCGGGCCGGCTGCCTGGTCGGCGGTCGCCGAGCAGGTGCCCGCCTGGGCCGCCGATCCGGTCGAGCTGATCCCGATCTCCGAAGTGAGCTTGCGCCTGCCGTTCACGGTCGCCGACTACGTCGACTTCTATGCCAGCGAGGCGCATGCGGTGAACGTCGGGAGGGTGCTGCGACCGGGGCAGGAGCCGCTCCGCCCGAACTGGCGGCATCAACCGATGGGCTATCACGGGCGGGCAGGCACGGTGGTGGTGTCGGGGACGCCGGTCGTGCGCCCGCACGGCAACGTCGCAGCCGGTGACGGCGTCGAGTTCCGCGCGACGGCACGGCTCGATGTGGAGGTGGAAGTCGGCTTCGTCGTAGGCGTCGGCTCGGCGCACGGCCGGCCGGTCCCGATCGAGCGCTTCGCCGACCACGTGTTCGGCGTCGTGCTCGTCAATGACTGGTCCGCGCGCGACATCCAGGCCTGGGAGACGGTTCCCCTCGGCCCGTTCCTCGGTAAGTCCTTCCAGACCTCGATCTCGCCGTGGGTCGTGCCGTTGTCGGCTCTCGAAGCGGCGCGGGTCGGGGTGCCTTCGACAGGCACGCCGTTGTCGGCGTACCTCGTGGAGTCCGAGGCGTGGGGGCTCGACATCGATCTGGAGCTACGCATCAACGGGGAGCTCGTGTCGTCCCCGCCGTACCGGACCATGCACTGGTCGGCGGCGCAGATGCTCGCGCACCTCACCGTCAACGGCGCCAGCCTGCGCACCGGCGACCTGTTCGCCTCGGGCACGGTGAGCGGGCCGGCCGACGACCAGGTGGGGTCGCTGCTGGAGCGTTGGGCCGATGCACGTTTTCTCGCCGATGGCGACGAGGTCGTGATCAGCGCGAGCGCGCCTGCGGTCGACGGCTCCCGGATCGATCTGGGTGCGGTCCGGGGGACGGTGCTGGCTAGCCCTTCCTGA